The Bradysia coprophila strain Holo2 chromosome II, BU_Bcop_v1, whole genome shotgun sequence genome has a segment encoding these proteins:
- the LOC119073787 gene encoding LOW QUALITY PROTEIN: N-glycosylase/DNA lyase-like (The sequence of the model RefSeq protein was modified relative to this genomic sequence to represent the inferred CDS: inserted 1 base in 1 codon; substituted 2 bases at 2 genomic stop codons), whose amino-acid sequence MNARESRLMWKRSRIGTTAVKRMSRIFSLVEKLCSMYGPEIYQFEGVTYHSFPNAQRLSSPEVEGQLRSASSGYRAKFIQKSAIXFHQLQEFDYKAAHQELTKLTGIGPKVADCICLMSLNHLEAIPVDTHVYXIAKLHYLPXLKAAKSITAKVYNEIGEKFREVYGDLAGWAQTVLFCSDLVNFKENSG is encoded by the exons ATGAACGCCAGAGAATCCCGTTTAATGTGGAAGCGTTCACGAATTGGTACTACGGCGGTGAAGCGAATGTCAAGGATATTCTCGCTGGTGGAGAAATTGTGCTCGATGTACGGACCGGAGATTTACCAGTTCGAAGGTGTGACGTACCACTCGTTTCCCAATGCACAGAGATTGTCGAGCCCAGAG GTAGAGGGACAACTTCGATCCGCGTCGTCCGGTTATCGAGCAAAGTTCATACAGAAATCGGCGA GATTCCACCAGCTACAGGAATTCGACTACAAAGCAGCTCATCAAGAACTGACGAAACTAACAGGAATCGGACCCAAG GTTGCCGACTGCATTTGCCTGATGTCGTTGAATCATCTGGAAGCGATTCCTGTCGACACTCATGTCTATTAAATTGCCAAATTGCATTACCTTCCCTGATTGAAGGCTGCGAAAAGTATCACGGCCAAAGTGTACAACGAAATTGGCGAAAAATTTCGCGAAGTGTATGGAGACCTAGCAGGATGGGCACAGACG GTACTCTTCTGTTCGGACTTGGTGAATTTTAAGGAAAACAGTGGCTAA
- the LOC119073799 gene encoding high affinity cGMP-specific 3',5'-cyclic phosphodiesterase 9A, translating to MSNSGKSEVSTSYARNDENSSAKKCELSTEPIVTSNGKPDRILNKVKCCGEQTMHAVPDVKLSMCDLAEAKPEFLISTIKELQRKIEYTEKMNWLCLTNRPVGPPHRKTSLPNHTEVKKRFLEICDQTLSDEVLTALRLPDFDSYVWEDEDVLNLMQAMFTETKLVQKFNIPMSTLREWLYEVYKHYNSVPFHNFRHSFCVAQMMYTISWHTNLASRLGDLEILILLVSCICHDLDHPGYNNIYQINARTELALRYNDISPLENHHCSIAFRLLENPDCNIFKNFSKEKFKEIREGIIRCILATDMARHNEILSQFQEISPNFDYSNQSHVNLLCMVLIKVADISNEARPLDIAEPWLERLLQEFFAQSAAEKSEGLPVTPFMDPDKVSKPGSQVRFIGLVLLPLFEALGQLLPEVVDLIINPAKFALDHYKKLNDAQVKTRKSLIEDYVSSEQGSPQLPRSQSGISVRSRRSLPSQKSVSRTSVDEQLCVSAELHDLPEGSESGDSEEATEVEVAEKTSKFKVNTEGNASNKYSQPNSRKGSREKRPSMISELGHRSRGSHGNIHNYHRTYFGVSKAVSLDQYNSRRLSDGIQQGSDENSMAYNRQHRSLDNEVIYTNRMDNCSEKPTPDSTKRPIEDLQNMNQSPCCVSPNQGVAPTSTSVQPNRCYNESKTFMSRLRQFSFSRFSFSFEKDPKRVTPLPTNLIALKNNNADTVKGQYCVNLTNRHSLTVTNKQSIPRNRAFSLDVPMGRCSTSSAGSCDGNNRLTESNSNKTMSPAKPEADSCRADDDDGNYI from the exons ATGAGTAACAGTGGAAAATCGGAAGTTAGCACTTCGTATGCGAGGAACGATGAAAATTCCAGCGCCAAGAAATGTGAATTGTCAACTGAGCCGATTGTGACCAGTAATGGAAAACCAGACCGCATACTAAATAAAGTTAAATGTTGTGGTGAACAGACGATGCATGCGGTGCCGGATGTGAAACTTTCAATGTGTGACTTGGCGGAAGCGAAACCAGAATTTCTAATATCAACAATAAAGGAACTGCAGCGGAAAATTGAATATACGGAGAAGATGAACTGGCTGT GTTTGACGAATCGTCCAGTCGGTCCTCCCCATCGTAAAACTAGTCTGCCAAACCATACGGAAGTGAAGAAACGTTTTCTCGAAATCTGTGACCAAACACTATCCGACGAAGTGCTGACCGCTCTGCGTTTGCCCGACTTTGATTCGTACGTATGGGAAGACGAAGACGTTCTGAATTTGATGCAGGCAATGTTTACCGAAACGAAATTGGTGCAAAAGTTCAACATACCGATGTCAACGCTGCGGGAATGGCTGTATGAAGTTTACAAACACTACAACTCGGTACCGTTCCACAATTTTCGGCACAGTTTCTGTGTTGCCCAAATG ATGTACACTATTTCCTGGCAtacgaacttagcctcacggTTGGGTGATctagaaattttaattctcttGGTGTCATGCATATGCCATGATCTCGACCATCCTGGATACAACAATATTTATCAGATAAACGCTCGAACCGAATTGGCACTGAG GTACAATGACATATCGCCGCTAGAAAATCATCATTGTTCAATTGCTTTTCGACTGCTGGAAAATCCTGACTGtaatatttttaagaattttagcAAGGAGAAGTTTAA GGAAATTCGTGAGGGCATCATTCGGTGCATTTTGGCCACTGACATGGCCAGACATAACGAAATACTGTCACAATTCCAAGAAATTAGCCCAAATTTTGATTATTCCAATCAATCGCACGTCAATTTG CTCTGTATGGTACTCATAAAAGTGGCCGACATATCAAACGAGGCCCGACCATTGGACATTGCAGAACCTTGGTTGGAACGCCTGTTGCAAGAGTTTTTCGCCCAGAGTGCTGCTGAAAAATCGGAAGGACTCCCAGTGACGCCATTCATGGATCCGGACAAAGTTAGTAAGCCGGGAAGCCAAGTAAGATTCATTGGACTGGTTCTATTGCCACTGTTCGAAGCATTGGGACAACTATTACCAGAAGTTGTCGATCTTATCATCAATCCGGCAAAGTTCGCTCTAGATCACTATAA AAAACTCAACGATGCCCAAGTGAAAACGCGAAAATCGTTGATTGAGGACTATGTGTCTTCAGAGCAAGGCTCTCCTCAACTACCCAGATCTCAATCTGGTATAAGCGTTCGTTCGCGACGAAGCTTGCCGTCGCAAAAATCGGTATCCCGTACATCAGTCGATGAACAGCTTTGCGTTTCAGCTGAACTGCATGACCTACCCGAAGGCAGTGAAAGTGGTGACTCGGAAGAAGCAACGGAGGTGGAA GTGGCTGAGAAAACATCTAAGTTTAAAGTGAACACGGAAGGTAATGCCAGTAACAAATACTCTCAACCAAACTCTCGGAAAGGAAGTCGCGAGAAGAGGCCATCAATGATCAGTGAATTGGGCCACAGATCCCGCGGTTCTCATGGCAACATACACAATTATCACCGAACGTACTTCGGTGTCAGCAAAGCTGTTAGTTTGGATCAATACAACAGTCGCCGGCTATCGGATGGAATACAGCAGGGATCCGATGAAAATTCAATGGCATACAATCGTCAACATCGCAGCCTGGACAATGAAGTGATCTACACCAATCGCATGGACAATTGTTCCGAGAAACCTACACCAGATTCGACGAAACGGCCGATCGAAGATCTACAGAATATGAACCAAAGCCCATGTTGCGTAAGCCCCAACCAAGGCGTTGCACCGACATCGACGAGTGTACAGCCGAATCGTTGTTACAATGAATCGAAAACATTTATGTCGAGACTGCGTCAGTTTAGCTTTAGTCGATTTAGTTTTAGCTTCGAAAAAGATCCGAAACGTGTCACACCACTGCCGACCAATTTAATTGCACTGAAAAATAACAATGCCGACACGGTGAAAGGCCAGTACTGTGTCAATCTGACCAATCGACATTCGTTGACCGTAACCAATAAGCAAAGTATTCCACGAAATCGTGCATTTAGCTTAGACGTACCGATGGGCCGATGCAGCACCAGCAGTGCCGGTAGCTGTGACGGTAACAATCGATTGACTGAAAGTAATAGCAACAAAACGATGAGTCCGGCCAAACCGGAGGCGGACAGTTGCCGTGCCGACGACGATGACGGTAATTATATTTGA